The following coding sequences are from one Neurospora crassa OR74A linkage group I, whole genome shotgun sequence window:
- the mus-9 gene encoding phosphatidyl inositol 3-kinase, protein MASGVHGKTVKGGALEESFPEDAQTQPGSAPPQSTLAAELVEGLPNESRRAKPDEVTEIKRLCTIIEQEKDKAGSDLEKTHEGRLAYNHILFYVCAGPVLDVVKTNDPFADFASLQLKAQNTLSLLKLAVQETPDVLKQTTDGNEFLLRGPEPLWLWFQPRLLALLGRSKLLGITSAIEDFFHFTLQTVAERVPLWDLGPGLLQYFQASLHAILEHFQSNPLADMNARNSNLDIQLPPDTFLRALDLDDPDTPSKFFYKIRDSEHAIRHAISLFHILKSTILPVGAAEPPLLYRGNIAWLMDVFQPLFSALVHWSPQLKISLAPYVQTAIDLAEAADDTLRPKAISALALICGEVFDRSAQYLGEDEFGLATRKALSLALLHLVKEADSHRSLMQLFESRVVIPAVSFATASLPNSDLWRSAILLQQVVSAETSFSQVPEELSSSKFVDVTLRQQVGLLGLDPVVEDGEPAPKRRKLVEHQALSADIVEEICRVANLPISEDICSLEDSLIDAFPKLTILRQCRVIELISFVPCATDNTLGLEEGRLGSLALSSASLECSHCSIFGYSAFTQACDDAVTKTTAYKILEKLVKSPGFRDSRRPRVYAIVRLQRMLRHTVLPEFRDLEQSILGQWCVQSLRSSIRELRIGAGRALAVLLDPDVPDFVRPIARGNQNIVLDILKLITDEDALHLHETCILAWGQAGRVVSVDHLNLILIKLVEYLGYNNSVVSSMAVNEILNIATYRGITPLQLFAPYWENMAVLVVKDLVSAPQTTRLVAETLQLSIEELLCLLQKHALPWLVLAKNLGVIEKIAEARGEKSTSQPCIDSANFPSIIALLLIQDVPDVEEHAMELLCVISPKFKEPNPGELNSDEKRPVSVRDRLAEILRVEPLGVLFELFKASGGADERKKALIRKGISILATRSSPLTEKGAEPPHIIERFLEKYTLGLVSRLSERITDIDVPIPDRRRCLRAMEEMIRVCRSSVTTARSQISACLLSALGCDELRSDAFSCWSVMIMNMDEMDVPNLLDTTLWVITHHWTCFDDSTKQQAQGVLDALSKTNGHDLVKATASMTTFNHLPDLAEHRKRLGLLSQSGLTRQDLFRTFCRRLRHDHPGVIEQALTELLELLRQHQDYIQASALAEQPKSFIPGLTRSVLDCAAKYNGWQPGIMRLCAECMGIIGCLDSNRMESNREQKRFVVSQNFMDFRETADFVCFMLENVLVKAFLSTTDTKFLSFLSYAMQELLAKTGIKLAYQSQGQGQHETLYKRWRSFNDITKEILTPFLTSEFIVSSGMIGLDTNYPIFHPQKSYETWLKTFVLDLLRNPQNPNSAILFPPLCRLIKVHDPCVSEFLLPYVVLHAVIGSEGPSQTPDESQMLVAEEGSTRAEAHEKKTSGSEWRKKVMSELKTILEYQPPETATHSEKEEVKLCYEAVFRILDYFKNWLHIKKSQSATKEKDARWCPLVEEVLSSLDPELVARRAIDCGQYARALLFLEPHIESRRDEAIGDEATRLMRSVHDIYTQIDDPDGLDGISACMKDLGFKEQALSHRKAGRWTAAQTWYEIQLAESPDDVNLQLDLLTCLEESGQYDNLLSFAEGIDKTPSSLSKVMPFVLEASWATGRWQIMEKYLRSYTEGDVTDVFNIGIADALLCLKEGDGERFQELLQAMRDKVASSMALSATSSFRTCHDVMLKCHVLEDLEMIANAEPVEGEGHAPLVKALERRLEVLGAYVSDKQYVLGVRRAAMELMRTKFGDEEISSSWLATARLARKSGSTHQSFNAVLRAQQLGDSSAVIEYAKLFYKDGQHRKAIQLLQRAIDDDLFNDGMMAIDTPTSSKSQQSHRNLLKARAHLLLAKWLDSTGQTHAGALRSKFQEAAKTHPQWEKGHYYLGRHYKKVLESEKALSPDDQSDAYLTGETAKLVIENYLRSLNFGTKYVHQTLPRILDLWLELGTQVDAPSLGMVTLSAELQSRRRTILHELYKHFNRHLPKMPAYIFYTALPQIVARIAHPNQDVFRVLEQMIIKVVEAHPRQAIWSLFSFMTGRTNGARRHRGQKVLDDLRAIAKRVDETGYDLKQLLKMGEKLAEQLLLACNKGDFQSNRTVKASITRDLNFNHKCTPCPLVVPIETCLTATLPTLTDNTRKHKAFSGDVITIDRFLDDVLVLGSLAKPRKLTARGSNGQLYGLLIKPKDDLRTDQRLMEFNGLINRSLKRDTESSKRQLYIRTYAVTPLNEECGIIEWVDGLKTLRDILLGIYKTRNITPNYGQIAELMKQACTSDDNLHLWSRSVLGMFPDVLPEWFISQFPDPSAWFAARLRYTRSCAVMSMVGTILGLGDRHGENVLLEEGNGGVFHVDFNCLFDKGLTFAQPEKVPFRLTHNMIAAMGIYRYEGPFRNCSELTLKVLRQQEETLMTILEAFIHDPTLDLQRTKKRTHDVVKLNPTSVVESIKRKVRGLLPHEKIPLGVEGQVEELIKQATDPKNLAAMYIGWCPFL, encoded by the exons ATGGCGTCCGGAGTCCATGGCAAAACAGTCAAGGGAGGCGCCCTTGAAGAGAGCTTCCCTGAGGACGCCCAAACCCAGCCCGGCTCAGCACCGCCTCAGTCCACTCTAGCCGCAGAACTTGTCGAAGGCCTCCCGAACGAATCTCGACGCGCGAAACCTGACGAGGTCACCGAGATCAAGCGATTGTGTACCATTATCGAGCAGGAAAAAGACAAGGCCGGCTCGGATCTGGAAAAGACACACGAAGGACGACTTGCGTACAATCACATCCTCTTCTATGTCTGCGCCGGACCTGTTCTTGATGTCGTCAAAACCAATGACCCGTTCGCGGATTTCGCAAGCTTGCAGCTTAAGGCTCAGAACACCCTTAGTCTTCTCAAGCTTGCCGTCCAAGAGACCCCGGATGTGCTGAAGCAGACGACCGATGGGAATGAGTTCTTGTTACGCGGCCCAGAACCTTTGTGGCTATGGTTCCAGCCTAGGTTACTTGCTCTTCTGGGCCGTTCCAAGCTGCTTGGTATCACGTCTGCGATTGAGGACTTCTTCCACTTTACTCTGCAAACCGTTGCTGAACGTGTGCCCCTCTGGGACCTTGGCCCAGGCTTGCTTCAGTATTTCCAAGCAAGCTTGCACG CCATACTCGAGCATTTCCAATCGAACCCGCTCGCCGATATGAATGCACGGAACTCTAATCTCGACATCCAGCTTCCGCCGGACACGTTTCTTCGAGCCCTGGACCTCGATGACCCAGATACACCATCCAAGTTCTTCTACAAGATCCGGGATTCCGAACATGCTATCCGCCACGCCATCAGCCTTTTTCACATTCTGAAGTCCACCATCCTACCTGTGGGGGCTGCTGAACCCCCACTGCTGTACCGCGGAAACATTGCTTGGTTGATGGATGTGTTTCAGCCGCTTTTCTCTGCTTTGGTTCACTGGTCGCCACAATTGAAGATAAGTCTAGCGCCCTATGTTCAGACAGCTATTGACCTAGCAGAAGCCGCAGACGACACACTGCGCCCAAAAGCGATATCCGCGCTTGCGTTGATATGCGGCGAGGTATTTGACAGATCCGCGCAATATCTTGGCGAAGACGAGTTTGGGCTGGCTACGAGAAAGGCACTCTCCTTGGCTTTGCTCCATCTTGTCAAGGAAGCAGATAGTCACAGGTCTTTGATGCAGCTGTTCGAATCCCGAGTCGTCATCCCCGCCGTCAGTTTCGCTACAGCTAGCCTCCCCAACTCGGATCTATGG AGATCAGCCATTCTCCTCCAGCAGGTAGTGTCTGCTGAGACTTCTTTTTCCCAAGTTCCTGAAGAGCTCAGTTCCAGTAAATTCGTTGACGTCACCCTTCGTCAGCAAGTCGGACTGTTGGGCCTCGATCCTGTTGTCGAGGATGGGGAACCGGCCCCTAAACGAAGGAAGCTGGTGGAGCACCAAGCATTATCAGCCGACATTGTCGAAGAAATATGCCGTGTTGCTAACCTGCCAATCTCTGAAGACATCTGCTCTTTGGAAGATAGCCTAAT TGATGCCTTTCCCAAGCTGACAATACTTCGACAATGCCGAGTCATTGAGCTCATTTCCTTTGTCCCGTGCGCTACGGATAATACCCTGGGACTCGAAGAAGGCCGTTTGGGGTCTTTGGCTCTTTCTTCGGCATCTTTAGAATGTTCCCATTGCTCCATATTCGGATATTCAGCTTTTACGCAGGCATGTGATGATGCCGTTACAAAGACCACTGCCTACAAGATCCTGGAGAAGCTTGTTAAGAGCCCGGGTTTCCGTGACTCTAGACGCCCTCGTGTGTACGCGATAGTGCGTTTACAACGCATGTTGCGGCATACCGTCCTTCCTGAGTTCCGTGATCTGGAGCAGTCGATACTTGGACAGTGGTGTGTGCAGTCGCTACGCAGCTCTATACGAGAGCTTCGTATTGGTGCTGGTCGCGCACTTGCCGTCCTGTTAGACCCAGATGTTCCCGATTTTGTCCGTCCTATCGCCAGAGGGAACCAAAATATTGTCCTCGACATTCTCAAGTTAATCACCGATGAGGATGCTCTTCATTTGCACGAAACATGCATACTAGCTTGGGGTCAAGCAGGAAGGGTTGTATCTGTCGACCACCTAAACCTGATTTTGATCAAGCTCGTTGAGTACCTGGGATACAACAATTCGGTCGTGTCTTCTATGGCAGTTAACGAAATTCTCAACATCGCAACGTATCGCGGAATAACGCCCTTGCAGCTATTTGCGCCATACTGGGAGAACATGGCGGTTCTCGTAGTCAAGGACTTGGTTTCGGCACCGCAGACCACGAGGTTGGTTGCGGAGACTTTGCAGCTCAGCATCGAAGAACTCCTTTGTCTGTTACAAAAACACGCTCTTCCATGGTTGGTATTGGCGAAGAACCTAGGTGTCATCGAGAAAATTGCCGAAGCCCGGGGTGAGAAGTCAACATCGCAACCGTGCATTGACAGCGCCAACTTCCCCTCGATCATTGCTCTTCTCTTGATCCAGGATGTCCCGGACGTTGAAGAGCATGCAATGGAATTGCTCTGCGTAATCTCCCCCAAATTCAAGGAACCAAACCCCGGTGAGCTTAATTCCGATGAGAAAAGACCGGTATCTGTACGCGATCGACTCGCCGAGATCCTGAGAGTTGAACCATTGGGGGTATTATTCGAGCTTTTCAAGGCCAGTGGCGGGGCTGACGAGAGAAAAAAGGCACTG ATACGCAAAGGTATCAGTATCTTGGCAACTCGGAGTTCACCTTTAACAGAAAAGGGAGCCGAGCCACCTCACATCATCGAGCGCTTCTTGGAAAAATATACACTTGGGTTGGTATCGCGACTCAGTGAACGAATAACAGATATCGACGTTCCTATCCCAGATAGACGACGATGCCTTAGAGCAATGGAAGAAATGATCAGAGTTTGTCGATCATCGGTGACAACTGCTCGTTCACAG ATATCGGCATGTTTACTGTCTGCACTAGGATGCGACGAGCTGCGGTCTGATGCCTTCTCGTGTTGGTCGGTCATGATCATGAACATGGACGAGATGGATGTGCCAAATTTGCTTGACACCACGCTCTGGGTGATCACACATCACTGGACATGCTTTGACGACAGTACCAAGCAACAGGCTCAAGGAGTCCTCGACGCCCTTTCCAAGACGAATGGTCATGATCTTGTCAAGGCAACGGCCTCGATGACGACGTTTAATCATCTCCCTGATTTGGCTGAACACCGCAAGCGTCTGGGTCTTCTGTCGCAGTCAGGATTAACTCGTCAAGATCTTTTTCGCACATTTTGCCGACGACTGAGACACGACCATCCGGGCGTCATTGAACAAGCTTTGACCGAACTCCTTGAGTTATTGCGGCAACATCAAGACTATATCCAGGCATCCGCTCTTGCTGAACAACCCAAATCGTTCATTCCAGGACTTACGCGCTCCGTTCTTGATTGCGCAGCCAAATACAATGGTTGGCAGCCTGGGATCATGCGCCTCTGTGCCGAGTGCATGGGTATCATTGGGTGCCTTGACTCGAACCGCATGGAGAGCAATCGAGAACAGAAACGGTTTGTCGTCAGTCAAAATTTCATGGATTTCAGAGAGACAGCGGACTTCGTGTGTTTCATGTTGGAGAATGTCCTCGTCAAGGCTTTCCTTTCAACTACAGACACGAAGTTCCTGAGCTTCCTTTCGTATGCGATGCAAGAGCTCCTGGCCAAAACGGGCATCAAACTCGCTTACCAAAGTCAGGGACAGGGCCAACATGAGACATTATACAAGAGATGGCGGAGCTTCAACGACATAACCAAAGAGATTTTAACGCCATTTTTGACATCCGAATTCATCGTTTCGTCTGGAATGATTGGGCTGGACACCAATTACCCTATTTTCCACCCCCAGAAATCATACGAGACTTGGCTGAAAACGTTtgttcttgatcttcttcgCAATCCACAGAACCCTAACAGCGCGATTCTCTTTCCACCTCTCTGTCGACTTATCAAGGTCCATGATCCTTGTGTGAGCGAGTTTCTGTTACCCTACGTGGTGCTACACGCCGTCATCGGGAGCGAGGGCCCCTCCCAGACACCAGATGAGAGCCAAATGCTCGTGGCGGAAGAGGGGTCGACCAGGGCCGAGGCCCACGAAAAGAAGACAAGCGGTTCGgaatggaggaagaaggtaaTGTCTGAGCTTAAGACTATTTTGGAATATCAACCGCCGGAAACCGCCACGCATtccgagaaagaggaagtcAAGCTTTGCTACGAG GCCGTGTTCCGCATTCTTGACTACTTCAAAAACTGGCTACACATCAAAAAGTCCCAGTCAGCAACCAAAGAGAAAGATGCGAGGTGGTGTCCATTGGTTGAGGAGGTGCTTTCTTCCCTCGATCCTGAACTAGTTGCTCGACGAGCGATTGACTGTGGGCAATATGCTCGCGCTCTTTTGTTCCTAGAGCCTCACATTGAAAGTCGCAGAGACGAGGCTATAGGTGACGAAGCAACTCGTCTCATGCGATCGGTACATGATATATACACGCAGATCGACGATCCCGATGGGCTAGATGGCATATCCGCGTGCATGAAAGATCTCGGGTTTAAGGAGCAGGCTCTCAGTCATCGTAAAGCGGGCCGATGGACTGCTGCGCAGACCTGGTATGAGATACAGCTGGCTGAATCGCCGGACGATGTTAATCTTCAGCTCGACCTCTTGACCTGTCTCGAGGAATCAGGCCAGTACG ACAATCTTCTGAGTTTTGCTGAAGGAATTGACAAAACACCAAGCAGTCTGAGCAAAGTGATGCCTTTCGTTCTCGAAGCGTCGTGGGCGACGGGCAGGTGGCAAATAATGGAGAAGTATCTACGATCGTACACCGAGGGCGACGTAACCGATGTCTTCAACATCGGTATCGCTGATGCACTGCTCTGTCTCAaggaaggagatggagaacGGTTTCAAGAACTTTTGCAGGCAATGCGGGACAAGGTGGCTAGTTCCATGGCACTTTCAGCGACATCATCGTTCAGAACCTGTCATGACGTGATGCTGAAGTGTCACGTTCTGGAGGATCTTGAGATGATTGCCAATGCGGAGCCAGTCGAGGGTGAAGGCCATGCGCCTCTTGTGAAGGCTCTAGAACGTCGCTTGGAGGTACTCGGGGCATATGTCAGCGACAAGCAGTACGTGCTTGGAGTCAGGAGAGCAGCAATGGAACTGATGAG GACGAAATTCGGAGACGAAGAGATATCGTCATCATGGCTTGCCACCGCTCGCTTGGCCAGGAAATCTGGTTCGACTCATCAGTCTTTCAACGCAGTGCTACGTGCGCAGCAGCTTGGTGATAGTTCTGCAGTCATAGAGTACGCAAAATTGTTCTACAAGGACGGCCAGCATCGCAAGGCGATCCAGCTATTGCAACGCGCCATTGACGACGACCTTTTCAACGATGGTATGATGGCAATAGATACCCCAACATCTAGCAAGAGTCAACAGTCTCATCGCAATCTACTGAAAGCCAGAGCCCACTTGCTCCTTGCTAAGTGGCTCGATTCAACCGGCCAAACCCACGCCGGCGCTTTACGCTCCAAGTTTCAAGAGGCGGCCAAAACCCACCCGCAATGGGAGAAGGGGCACTACTACCTTGGGCGTCACTACAAGAAGGTTTTGGAGTCCGAGAAGGCGCTCAGCCCAGATGATCAAAGTGACGCCTATTTGACCGGAGAGACCGCCAAGTTGGTTATAGAGAATTATCTGCGCTCACTCAACTTTGGGACCAAGTATGTTCACCAGACCTTGCCACGAATTCTCGACCTATGGCTCGAACTCGGGACTCAAGTCGACGCTCCGTCACTGGGCATGGTGACCTTGTCCGCAGAGCTACAATCACGTCGGAGGACCATTCTCCATGAGCTTTATAAGCATTTCAACAGGCATCTACCTAAAATGCCAGCTTACATTTTTTACACGGCTTTGCCGCAAATTGTGGCTAGAATAGCTCATCCGAACCAAGATGTATTCAGAGTCCTGGAGCAAATGATTATCAAGGTGGTGGAAGCACACCCCCGACAGGCTATCTGGAgtctcttctccttcatgaCCGGGCGTACGAACGGTGCTCGACGACACAGAGGGCAAAAGGTTTTGGACGACCTCAGAGCCATCGCGAAAAGAGTCGATGAGACAGGCTACGACCTGAAACAGTTGCTCAAAATGGGCGAGAAGCTTGCCGAGCAGCTCCTTCTGGCATGCAACAAAGGTGACTTCCAGAGCAACAGGACAGTAAAAGCAAGTATTACGAGGGACTTGAACTTCAACCACAAATGCACGCCGTGTCCGCTGGTGGTGCCGATAGAAACGTGCCTCACCGCGACATTGCCGACGTTAACGGACAACACCAGGAAGCACAAGGCGTTTTCCGGGGACGTCATCACGATCGATAGATTCCTTGATGATGTACTGGTGCTGGGATCTCTGGCGAAGCCGCGCAAACTGACGGCACGAGGATCCAATGGACAGCTTTACGGTCTCTTGATCAAACCGAAGGACGATCTCCGCACCGACCAACGTCTCATGGAGTTCAACGGATTGATCAACCGGTCGTTAAAGCGCGATACCGAATCTAGCAAACGGCAGCTGTACATCAGGACATACGCCGTCACGCCATTGAATGAGGAGTGCGGCATCATCGAATGGGTTGATGGTCTGAAAACCCTCCGCGATATCCTTCTGGGCATCTACAAGACGCGAAACATCACACCCAACTACGGGCAAATTGCAGAACTGATGAAGCAGGCGTGCACGTCCGACGACAATCTCCATCTCTGGTCCAGATCCGTGCTCGGCATGTTCCCCGACGTGCTACCAGAATGGTTCATCTCACAGTTCCCCGACCCATCAGCCTGGTTCGCCGCTCGCTTGCGATACACGCGCTCCTGCGCCGTCATGTCCATGGTAGGCAccatcctcggcctcggcgacCGGCACGGCGAGAACGTGCTGCTGGAGGAAGGAAACGGCGGCGTCTTCCACGTCGACTTCAACTGCTTGTTCGACAAGGGCTTGACTTTTGCCCAGCCGGAAAAGGTGCCCTTCCGACTGACGCATAACATGATTGCGGCCATGGGTATCTACCGCTACGAGGGCCCCTTCCGAAACTGCAGCGAGCTGACGCTCAAGGTGCTGAGGCAACAGGAGGAAACGCTGATGACGATTCTGGAGGCGTTCATCCATGACCCGACGCTGGATCTACAGAGGACCAAGAAGCGGACTCATGATGTGGTCAAGCTGAATCCGACAAGCGTGGTGGAGAGTATCAAGCGAAAAGTCAGGGGGCTGTTGCCGCATGAGAAGATCCCGTTGGGCGTGGAGGGTCAGGTGGAAGAGCTCATTAAGCAGGCTACGGATCCGAAAAACTTGGCTGCTATGTATATTGGTTGGTGCCCGTTTTTGTAG